The Verrucomicrobiia bacterium genome includes a window with the following:
- a CDS encoding NIPSNAP family protein — protein MKRRNFLKTSVAAASVGSLAAVFNAPAQDKPAGREFYELRLYHLRKGPKQKVFDDFYRDAAMPAFGRAGVGPIGVFEMMIGTDNPTMYVLIPYSSPEQFVTTTDRLLQDADYLKAGAEFLDAPSSDPSYDRVESSFMGAITGVPKLKVPAGASENKPRIFELRTYENPSKRANKKKIEMFNNDELRIFAHAGLRPVFFGETLIGSRLPNLTYILTYADMADHDKCWGAFGGNPEWKKLSKTPGFTDAEIVSKISRVFLRPTAYSQI, from the coding sequence ATGAAGCGACGAAACTTTTTAAAAACTTCCGTGGCCGCCGCGAGTGTTGGTTCGCTGGCCGCAGTGTTCAACGCGCCTGCCCAGGACAAACCAGCGGGCCGCGAATTTTATGAACTGCGCCTCTATCATTTGCGCAAGGGGCCAAAACAAAAAGTTTTCGATGATTTTTACCGCGATGCCGCCATGCCCGCTTTCGGTCGCGCGGGCGTCGGGCCAATCGGAGTTTTTGAAATGATGATCGGGACGGATAACCCGACCATGTACGTCCTGATTCCCTATTCGTCTCCCGAACAATTTGTCACTACGACCGACCGGTTGCTTCAGGACGCAGATTATTTGAAAGCGGGCGCGGAATTCCTGGACGCGCCATCCTCAGATCCGTCGTACGACCGCGTGGAAAGCAGCTTCATGGGCGCCATTACCGGCGTGCCCAAATTGAAAGTTCCCGCAGGCGCGTCTGAAAACAAACCGCGCATCTTTGAGCTGCGCACTTACGAAAACCCCAGCAAGCGCGCGAACAAAAAGAAAATTGAGATGTTCAATAACGATGAACTGCGGATTTTCGCCCACGCCGGTTTGCGACCCGTTTTCTTCGGCGAGACACTCATCGGTTCGCGCTTGCCGAATCTGACTTACATACTCACCTACGCGGACATGGCCGACCACGATAAATGCTGGGGTGCCTTCGGCGGCAATCCCGAGTGGAAAAAGTTAAGCAAGACTCCCGGATTCACCGACGCCGAGATCGTATCCAAAATCAGCCGGGTTTTCCTGCGGCCAACCGCATACTCGCAGATATAA
- a CDS encoding Nramp family divalent metal transporter yields the protein MKTDATASVETDARADRDHVSLEGMHGTIAVPTKGAGFWKQWRAFAGPAFLVSVGYMDPGNWGTDLQGGAQFKYGLLWVVAMASLLAIVVQVIAARLGVVTGKDLAQCCRDWYPAWTRWPNWLLCEVAIGACDLAEVLGSAVAINLLFHIPLLWAVIITGFDVLLLLALQRLGMRTLEGIILLLIATIAVCYYIEIFVLPQTQPSISEMGHALIHPALHPAALIYVAIGIIGATVMPHNLYLHSALVQSRKVKKDAASIRQAIRFNTIDSTVALSVAFFINAAILVLAATVFFGRDSVGVPGGQIVKFTDDTDWIRIAYLTLAPLLGTAIGSTLFAVALLASGQSSTITGTLAGQVVMEGFMHWRISPWLRRMITRLFAVVPAVLVIWWRGDGSVNDLLILSQVVLALQLPLALFPLLHFTSSQKRMGVWKNGWLLLAAGWGGAILITALDLYGLPESVKTAWRIIGGH from the coding sequence TTGAAAACAGATGCTACAGCCTCGGTGGAAACGGATGCGCGGGCGGACAGGGACCACGTTTCGCTCGAAGGCATGCACGGCACGATTGCCGTTCCCACGAAGGGTGCCGGTTTCTGGAAGCAATGGCGGGCGTTTGCCGGACCGGCCTTTTTGGTGAGCGTCGGTTACATGGATCCCGGCAACTGGGGCACGGATCTGCAAGGCGGCGCGCAATTCAAATACGGGCTTCTCTGGGTGGTCGCCATGGCCAGCCTTCTGGCCATCGTGGTGCAAGTCATCGCCGCACGCCTGGGTGTTGTCACTGGCAAAGACCTCGCGCAATGTTGCCGCGATTGGTATCCCGCCTGGACGCGCTGGCCAAACTGGCTATTGTGCGAAGTCGCCATCGGCGCCTGCGATCTCGCGGAAGTGCTTGGCAGCGCCGTTGCCATCAACCTGCTCTTCCACATTCCCCTGCTCTGGGCGGTGATCATCACGGGTTTCGATGTTCTGCTGCTGCTCGCGTTGCAACGGCTCGGCATGCGCACGCTGGAGGGAATTATTCTGCTGCTGATCGCGACGATTGCCGTCTGTTATTACATCGAAATTTTCGTGCTGCCGCAAACGCAGCCCAGCATTTCGGAAATGGGCCACGCATTGATTCATCCGGCCTTGCATCCGGCGGCATTGATCTATGTGGCCATCGGCATCATCGGCGCGACGGTCATGCCGCATAACCTTTACCTGCATTCGGCATTGGTGCAGAGCCGCAAAGTGAAAAAAGATGCGGCCTCGATCCGGCAGGCGATTCGCTTTAACACGATTGATTCCACCGTGGCGTTGAGTGTCGCTTTCTTCATCAATGCCGCCATTCTCGTGCTCGCGGCAACAGTGTTTTTCGGGCGCGACAGCGTGGGCGTGCCAGGCGGACAGATCGTGAAATTCACCGACGACACGGATTGGATTCGCATCGCTTACCTGACGCTCGCGCCGCTATTGGGAACGGCCATCGGCAGCACGCTTTTTGCGGTTGCGCTTTTGGCGAGCGGCCAAAGCAGCACTATCACTGGCACGCTGGCTGGCCAAGTCGTGATGGAGGGGTTCATGCACTGGCGCATCTCGCCGTGGCTGCGGCGCATGATCACGCGATTATTCGCGGTCGTGCCGGCAGTGCTGGTTATCTGGTGGCGCGGCGATGGCAGCGTGAATGACCTGCTGATTTTGAGCCAGGTCGTGCTGGCGTTGCAGTTGCCGCTCGCGCTTTTTCCATTGCTGCACTTCACCAGTTCGCAAAAGCGGATGGGCGTGTGGAAAAACGGATGGCTGCTGCTCGCCGCTGGCTGGGGCGGTGCGATCTTGATCACGGCGCTCGACCTTTATGGTCTGCCGGAATCAGTCAAAACGGCCTGGCGCATTATCGGCGGTCACTAA
- a CDS encoding DUF971 domain-containing protein produces MRPLDIQPIGEELAIKWADGSESFMKLERLRWCCPCAGCKGEVDIMGNLYKGPDTPLKPQSFQLLRIVNVGSYAIQPIWGDGHATGIYPFEYLRKIADAQWQ; encoded by the coding sequence ATGCGACCTTTGGATATTCAACCGATCGGCGAGGAACTGGCGATCAAATGGGCCGACGGCAGTGAGAGCTTTATGAAGCTCGAACGGCTTCGTTGGTGTTGTCCCTGTGCGGGTTGCAAGGGTGAGGTGGACATCATGGGCAATCTTTACAAAGGCCCCGATACGCCCCTAAAACCCCAATCGTTTCAACTCCTGCGCATCGTGAATGTCGGCAGTTACGCCATTCAACCCATCTGGGGTGATGGCCACGCTACAGGGATTTATCCGTTTGAATATTTGCGCAAAATCGCCGACGCGCAATGGCAGTGA
- a CDS encoding secretin N-terminal domain-containing protein has protein sequence MKLKSTLLGLIACIAICSTAMARINAPAPDSSQAAVANATPAADATATPVVADNAAPATTTTPAEAAPVVVATNATVTVTPAAAVDSTNTPVAPVDSTVVTNATVVAVTPAAPAAAPSSDAANAPQAHDPSAVIPLIVMDEVPLTDAIKNLARQASLNYMLDPKINYGVPDANGQVHQQPSVSLRWENLTADQALNAVLNNYNLVIIDDPKTRIARISIKDPAAPDPLVTKIIQLKYASASNMVVVINSSSILLDKRSKVTSDTRTSQLVIVSTEREMTTIDELVARLDTQTKQVLIEARIVETSKNPTSSKGIDWSGTLQAQHITFGNGNTTGTYNQTGLNNTGSTTAINTGTGSLPVGSSTAPYVTGNPTILSTANGPTANGTGATTGTDTSSGLTSLLTSTVGNGGLSLNTAKGLFPATAFLNADGASAVLSFLNNNFDATVLSTPRAVTLDNEEAILAVTTAQPIIQTTAGTQGSPGGSQVIYTNLGTILRVTPRISANNTINLRVIPEVSDVGAVVTKTVSGLTTQADSFDIRRIDTHVLIPSGNTLVMGGLVGDTRSKNNTKVPVLGDIPLLGNAFRSETKSQNKKNLIIFVTPTIVQSEDFQPTETSFLKTKVPNLKAADFGAWDSGEPQDWSKLIHSKKKTDDSDNDIPTTN, from the coding sequence ATGAAATTGAAATCAACTCTACTGGGCCTCATCGCCTGCATCGCCATCTGTTCCACGGCCATGGCCCGCATCAATGCGCCCGCGCCGGACAGCAGCCAGGCTGCCGTCGCAAATGCGACCCCGGCGGCTGACGCGACCGCGACTCCCGTGGTTGCGGACAATGCCGCTCCGGCAACGACGACCACGCCGGCGGAGGCCGCTCCGGTTGTCGTCGCAACGAACGCCACGGTTACGGTGACTCCCGCCGCTGCGGTGGACTCGACGAATACGCCGGTTGCTCCCGTTGATTCCACAGTCGTCACCAATGCGACCGTTGTTGCTGTGACTCCTGCCGCGCCCGCTGCCGCTCCCAGTTCGGATGCTGCAAATGCACCTCAAGCCCATGATCCTTCGGCAGTCATTCCGTTGATCGTGATGGATGAAGTTCCCTTGACCGACGCGATCAAGAATCTCGCCCGCCAGGCCAGCTTGAATTATATGCTTGATCCGAAAATCAATTACGGCGTGCCCGATGCGAACGGACAAGTCCATCAGCAGCCGAGCGTTTCACTGCGCTGGGAAAATTTGACCGCCGACCAGGCGCTCAATGCGGTGCTTAACAATTATAATTTGGTCATCATTGACGATCCCAAGACGCGCATCGCCCGCATCAGCATCAAAGACCCCGCCGCTCCCGATCCGCTGGTCACGAAAATCATCCAGCTTAAATATGCTTCCGCCTCGAACATGGTTGTCGTGATCAACTCCTCTTCCATCCTGCTCGACAAGCGCAGCAAAGTGACTTCAGACACGCGCACCAGTCAGTTGGTCATCGTTTCCACGGAACGCGAAATGACCACGATTGACGAACTCGTCGCCCGCCTCGATACGCAGACCAAACAAGTTCTGATCGAAGCGCGCATCGTTGAGACTTCAAAGAATCCGACGAGCAGCAAGGGCATTGACTGGTCCGGCACGCTCCAGGCGCAGCACATCACTTTCGGCAATGGCAATACTACAGGAACTTATAACCAGACCGGCTTGAATAACACAGGTTCGACGACGGCCATCAACACTGGCACCGGCAGTCTGCCGGTCGGTTCATCCACCGCGCCTTATGTTACTGGCAATCCGACGATTCTTTCGACCGCCAACGGCCCAACTGCCAATGGCACCGGCGCCACCACGGGGACGGACACTTCATCCGGCCTTACCAGTTTGCTTACTTCCACAGTCGGCAACGGCGGCCTGAGCTTGAATACGGCGAAAGGTTTGTTCCCGGCCACGGCGTTCCTGAATGCCGACGGCGCGTCCGCGGTGCTTTCGTTCCTAAATAATAATTTCGACGCGACGGTGCTCTCGACTCCGCGCGCCGTGACGCTGGATAATGAAGAAGCCATTCTCGCGGTAACGACCGCTCAACCGATCATTCAGACGACGGCCGGCACGCAAGGTTCTCCTGGCGGTTCGCAGGTTATTTATACGAACCTCGGCACGATCCTCCGCGTGACACCGCGCATCTCAGCGAACAACACGATCAATTTGCGCGTTATCCCGGAAGTTTCGGATGTGGGCGCGGTGGTTACCAAGACGGTCAGCGGTTTGACCACACAAGCGGATTCGTTTGACATTCGCCGCATTGATACGCACGTGCTCATTCCGAGCGGCAACACCCTGGTCATGGGCGGTCTCGTCGGCGATACCCGCAGCAAGAACAACACGAAGGTTCCGGTGCTCGGCGATATTCCCTTACTCGGCAATGCGTTTCGTTCCGAGACAAAAAGCCAGAACAAGAAAAATTTGATCATCTTCGTGACGCCGACCATCGTGCAGAGCGAAGACTTCCAGCCGACCGAGACTTCGTTCCTCAAGACAAAAGTCCCGAATCTTAAAGCGGCTGACTTCGGCGCGTGGGACAGCGGCGAACCCCAAGATTGGAGCAAGCTGATCCACTCCAAGAAGAAAACGGACGACTCGGACAACGATATTCCGACGACCAATTAA
- the pilM gene encoding pilus assembly protein PilM: MALPFLNGQSKKREQVIAIDLGGRSTKAILLQRRGDVYTLLRYCIMDAPLYEKELSVDVLTDHLKAVYAALDTKTKNVSLAISVNDSIVRQAELPQIPVADMRQILRINTKNYLQQDLPGYTFDCYFIPIRQNTAVAGETPKAINATSQKLKVLVGGAKKQLTDDLSAAIRGAGLIPDQVIPGIVGPFNAFEMTMPEIFEKEAVALVDIGFKSTSICLLQKGELMVSRVVNIGGDKLTQGLAEAMSISYAEAEGIKVGMPGEVQSNLEPLLTPLGRELRASVDFFEHQQDRTVSQIYVSGGSARSEFIMKALETELMAPCKSWSPVANLQMALPAVQVSEIEQVAPQLTVAIGAAAVAF, translated from the coding sequence ATGGCTTTGCCATTTTTAAACGGTCAGTCGAAAAAACGCGAACAGGTCATCGCCATTGACCTTGGCGGACGTTCTACGAAAGCGATCCTGCTGCAGCGCCGCGGGGATGTTTATACCTTGTTGCGTTACTGCATCATGGACGCGCCGCTCTATGAAAAAGAGTTGTCGGTGGATGTGCTTACCGACCATTTGAAAGCCGTTTACGCTGCGCTGGACACGAAGACTAAAAACGTGAGCCTGGCCATCAGCGTGAATGATTCCATCGTGCGCCAGGCGGAATTGCCGCAGATACCCGTTGCCGACATGCGGCAAATTTTGCGCATCAACACGAAGAATTATCTCCAGCAGGATTTACCGGGTTATACTTTCGATTGCTATTTCATTCCCATCCGCCAGAACACGGCCGTGGCTGGTGAAACGCCCAAGGCCATCAATGCCACGTCGCAAAAGCTGAAGGTGCTCGTGGGTGGCGCGAAGAAACAGTTGACGGACGATCTCTCGGCGGCGATCCGTGGCGCGGGATTGATTCCCGACCAGGTGATTCCCGGGATCGTGGGGCCGTTCAATGCCTTTGAAATGACGATGCCGGAAATCTTTGAAAAGGAAGCGGTCGCGCTGGTGGATATCGGTTTCAAAAGCACTTCGATTTGCCTGCTGCAAAAGGGTGAATTGATGGTCAGCCGCGTGGTGAATATCGGCGGAGACAAACTTACCCAGGGCCTGGCCGAAGCGATGAGCATCAGCTACGCCGAGGCGGAAGGCATCAAGGTCGGTATGCCGGGCGAAGTGCAATCGAATCTCGAACCGTTGCTCACACCGCTCGGACGCGAATTGCGGGCATCGGTGGATTTCTTTGAACATCAGCAGGACCGCACGGTGAGCCAGATTTATGTTTCGGGCGGATCCGCCCGATCAGAATTCATCATGAAAGCCCTCGAGACCGAGTTGATGGCTCCCTGCAAATCGTGGAGCCCGGTGGCGAATCTGCAAATGGCGCTGCCCGCCGTCCAGGTGAGCGAAATCGAACAGGTGGCTCCCCAACTGACCGTCGCCATAGGCGCAGCGGCCGTCGCATTCTAA